Proteins from a single region of Trichoplusia ni isolate ovarian cell line Hi5 chromosome 3, tn1, whole genome shotgun sequence:
- the LOC113491732 gene encoding inositol hexakisphosphate and diphosphoinositol-pentakisphosphate kinase isoform X1, protein MYVMSYTELEHGYQGLRQATQPQFYVGDDGNLVPIRSSGELDLCESLDPHCDGGGKKVVVGVCAMAKKSQSKPMKEILTRLDEFEYIKMLVFPEEVILKKPVEEWPICDCLISFHSKGFPLDKAIQYEKLRKPYVINNLHMQYDIQDRRKVYAILEGEGIEIPRYAVLDRDSPDPKHHELVESEDHVEVNGVVFNKPFVEKPVSAEDHNIYIYYPTSAGGGSQRLFRKIGSRSSIYSPESRVRKTGSFIYEDFMPTDGTDVKVYTVGPDYAHAEARKSPALDGKVERDSEGKEIRYPVILSNQEKLISRKVCLAFKQTVCGFDLLRANGKSFVCDVNGFSFVKNSNKYYDDCAKILGNMILRELAPTLHIPWSVPFQLDDPPIVPTTFGKMMELRCVVAVIRHGDRTPKQKMKVEVRHQRFFEIFEKYDGFKRGHVKLKKPKQLQEILDIARALLSDIQTRHADPEIEEKQGKLEQLKSVLEMYGHFSGINRKVQMKYQPRGRPRGSSSDDGNAPPAHVGGGGEPSLVLILKWGGELTPAGRIQAEELGRMFRCMYPGGQGRHIPGEGGTQGLGLLRLHSTFRHDLKIYASDEGRVQMTAAAFAKGLLALEGELTPILVQMVKSANTNGLLDNDCDSSKVQNMAKARLHEAMQVDREFTDEDRLRINPCESVSINTAMDFVKNPVRCCAHVHTLIQQLVHIVLTKKDDPKTKDTILYHGETWELMGRRWGKIEKDFCTKNKTYDISKIPDIYDCIKYDLQHNQHTLQFDLAEELYIYAKYLADIVIPQEYGLTMQEKLTIGQGICTPLLKKIRADLQRNIEESGEETVNRLNPRYSHGVSSPGRHVRTRLYFTSESHVHSLLTVLRFGGLLDVLKDEQWRRAMEYVSTVSELNYMSQIVVMLYEDPTKDPYSEERFHVELHFSPGVNCCVQKNLPPGPGFRPHSRNHSTTNNSQSSSDEVKCIEEEGEDDNMASQETLQPDIEEMDNTFSPKKLSKSKIRPSDPIPICEHYSSLHYTVSGHEASSLAARLTAELRARSHADPPGDLAQGDEKEPKDVEEAPPRARSYDQHKQSHDNEAGAGAARYQSLQAVHDTGRRQRHSIAGQMSYLKMLGLGARGKLSAAGLFSTAVISGSSSAPNLRVMIPTAASSNAAVEGFGGVPAIRPLETLHNALSLRQLDAFLERVTAAPVLLGTPPAPPHKQPSPTNSVGWSGPSSLMSSSGELPSGLSSAGPSSPNSNYASNSEHKTNSTESSNWSKNVPSKLPQWEGEAATLCALDSSLHPFMPHSNVAGSSISGDVTPVSIASELEFNSNEATAGSITDHDLLSAEGEDDEETLSVDPCGSPVKMIKNDLSPQTFSGLASLRLDSQPSTSKCSTEFFGLSLQQTKECFYKDMPSSSKNFNLDNELKQKCSKENTPYVSNIDSLNLQSKDGKAKIKKNEILNNGSRRYSDSSAQKSNVSSQAPVSGSRFKTTLVTDDLLRPSTSSTLDSASKNNSSNEPSLPSVTKAKSTTVKPGFTIAET, encoded by the exons atgtatgtaatgtCATACACTGAGCTCGAACATGGCTATCAAGGGTTGCGGCAAGCTACTCAGCCCCAATTTTACGTCGGAGATGACGGAAATCTTGTACCGATAAGATCATca GGTGAGTTGGATCTGTGTGAGTCTTTGGACCCACACTGCGATGGCGGGGGCAAGAAAGTGGTGGTCGGCGTCTGCGCCATGGCCAAGAAGTCGCAGTCGAAGCCTATGAAGGAGATCCTCACACGTCTCGACGAGTTCGAGTACATCAAGATGCTAGTCTTCCCAGAGGAGGTTATCTTAAAG aaacCTGTTGAAGAATGGCCTATCTGTGACTGTCTAATATCTTTCCATTCGAAGGGCTTCCCTTTAGACAAGGCCATACAGTACGAGAAATTACGGAAGCCCTACGTTATAAACAATCTTCATATGCAGTATGATATTCAG GATCGTAGAAAAGTATACGCGATATTAGAGGGTGAGGGTATTGAAATACCGAGATATGCAGTATTAGATAGAGATTCACCGGATCCGAAAC ATCACGAGCTCGTGGAGTCCGAGGACCACGTGGAGGTGAATGGTGTAGTGTTCAACAAGCCTTTTGTCGAGAAGCCGGTGTCTGCTGAAGaccataatatttatatttactaccCTACGTCTGCGGGCGGCGGCAGTCAGCGACTGTTTAGAAAG ATTGGAAGTCGCAGTAGTATATATTCGCCAGAATCAAGAGTGCGGAAAACAGGGtcatttatttatgaagatttTATGCCAACTGATG GTACTGATGTCAAAGTTTACACAGTCGGCCCAGATTACGCGCACGCAGAGGCCCGCAAGTCCCCGGCGTTAGATGGTAAGGTTGAGCGGGACTCTGAAGGCAAGGAAATCAGATATCCGGTGATATTATCCAACCAAGAGAAGCTTATATCAAGAAAAGTTTGTCTAGCTTTCAAGCAGACTGTCTGCGGCTTTGATTTACTCAG GGCAAACGGCAAATCATTTGTTTGCGACGTGAAcggtttttcttttgtgaagAACTCGAATAAGTACTACGATGATTGTGCCAAGATTCTGGGTAATATGATATTGCGTGAGTTGGCGCCGACGTTGCACATCCCGTGGTCGGTGCCGTTCCAGCTGGACGACCCGCCCATCGTGCCCACCACCTTCGGCAAGATGATGGAGCTGCGCTGCGTCGTGGCCGTCATCAGGCACGGCGACCGCACGCCCAAGCAGAAGATGAAGGTCGAGGTGCGACATCAGAG ATTCTTTGAGATCTTTGAGAAATATGACGGCTTCAAGCGAGGTCATGTAAAGCTAAAGAAACCCAAGCAGCTGCAGGAAATACTGGATATAGCGCGCGCGTTACTGTCTGACATACAGACACGACACGCTGACCCGGAGATAGAAGAGAAACAGGGGAAACTGGAACAGTTAAAGAGCGTTCTGGAAAT GTACGGCCACTTCTCTGGCATCAACCGCAAGGTGCAGATGAAGTACCAGCCCCGCGGCCGGCCGCGCGGCTCCAGCTCCGACGACGGTAACGCGCCGCCCGCACACG taggcggcggcggcgagcccTCTCTGGTGTTGATCCTGAAGTGGGGCGGCGAGCTGACGCCGGCCGGACGGATACAGGCCGAGGAGCTCGGGCGCATGTTCCGCTGCATGTACCCCGGCGGCCAGGGCCGACACATACCCG GTGAAGGCGGCACCCAAGGCCTGGGCCTGCTGCGCCTGCACTCCACATTCCGCCACGACCTGAAGATCTACGCGTCGGACGAGGGCCGCGTGCAGATGACGGCCGCTGCCTTCGCCAAGGGGCTGCTGGCGCTCGAGGGCGAGCTCACGCCCATACTCGTGCAGATGGTCAAGTCTGCCAATACTAATGGATTGCTAGATAATGACTGCGATTCCTCTAAAGTACAGAATAT GGCGAAGGCTCGCCTCCACGAGGCGATGCAGGTGGACCGCGAGTTCACGGACGAGGACCGGCTGCGCATCAACCCGTGCGAGTCCGTGAGCATCAACACCGCCATGGACTTCGTCAAGAACCCCGTGCGCTGCTGCGCGCATGTGCACACGCTCATACAGCAGCTCGTACACATCGTGCTCACCAAGAAGGACGACCCCAAGACGAAAG ACACAATTCTCTACCACGGCGAGACATGGGAGCTAATGGGGCGCCGATGGGGCAAGATCGAGAAGGATTTCTGCACAAAGAACAAGACGTACGATATATCCAAGATCCCTGATATTTACGACTGCATCAAGTACGACCTGCAACACAACCAGCACACGCTGCAGTTTGACTTGGCTGAGGAGCTTTATATCTATGCCAAGTACCTGGCTGATATAGTTATACCTCAG GAATACGGCCTTACAATGCAAGAGAAATTAACAATAGGCCAAGGTATATGCACTCCGCTACTGAAGAAGATCAGGGCTGATTTACAGAGAAACATTGAGGAATCTGGAGAAGAAACAGTCAACAGGCTAAATCCGAG GTACAGTCACGGCGTGTCGTCGCCGGGCCGCCACGTGCGCACGCGCCTGTACTTCACGAGCGAGAGCCACGTGCACTCGCTGCTCACCGTACTGCGCTTCGGGGGACTGCTCGAT GTATTGAAAGACGAACAATGGCGCCGAGCAATGGAGTACGTGTCAACTGTTTCCGAGCTGAACTACATGTCGCAGATAGTCGTCATGCTGTATGAAGATCCCACCAAAGATCCGTATTCAGAGGAGAG GTTCCACGTGGAGCTACACTTCAGCCCCGGCGTGAACTGCTGCGTGCAGAAGAACCTCCCGCCCGGGCCCGGCTTCCGGCCGCACAGCAGGAACCACTCCACTACTAACAACTCG CAAAGTTCGTCAGACGAAGTGAAATGCATTGAGGAGGAGGGCGAAGATGATAATATGGCGAGTCAAGAAACATTACAACCG GATATCGAAGAAATGGACAACACATTCTCACCGAAGAAATTGTCTAAATCAAAAATTCGTCCTTCGGATCCGATACCGATTTG CGAGCACTACAGCAGCCTGCACTACACGGTGAGCGGGCACGAGGCGTCGTCGCTGGCGGCGCGCCTCACGGCCGAGCTGCGCGCGCGCTCGCACGCCGACCCGCCCGGGGACCTGGCGCAG GGGGATGAGAAAGAGCCTAAAGACGTAGAAGAAGCGCCGCCCCGCGCGCGCTCGTACGACCAGCACAAGCAGAGCCACGACAATG aggcgggcgcgggcgcggcgcgctaCCAGAGCCTGCAGGCCGTGCACGACACAG GGCGGCGCCAGCGGCACAGCATCGCCGGCCAGATGAGCTACCTGAAGATGCTGGGGCTGGGCGCGCGCGGCAAGCTGTCGGCCGCCGGCCTGTTCAGCACGGCCGTGATCTCCGGCTCCAGCTCGGCGCCCAACCTGCGCGTCATGATCCCCACGGCCGCGTCCAGCAACG CGGCGGTGGAGGGCTTCGGCGGCGTGCCGGCCATCCGGCCGCTGGAGACGCTGCACAACGCGCTGTCGCTGCGCCAGCTGGACGCCTTCCTGGAGCGGGTCACCGCCGCGCCCGTGTTGCTGGgcacgccgcccgcgccgccgcacaAGCAGCCCTCGCCCACCAACA GTGTAGGCTGGAGCGGCCCGTCCTCGCTGATGTCCTCGTCGGGTGAGCTGCCCAGCGGCCTGTCCTCTGCGGGGCCCTCCTCGCCCAACTCCAACTACGCTTCCAACTCGGAACATAAGACTAACTCCACAGAAAG TAGCAATTGGAGTAAAAATGTGCCGAGCAAGCTCCCTCAGTGGGAGGGCGAGGCGGCGACGTTGTGCGCGTTGGACTCGAGCCTGCACCCATTCATGCCGCACTCCAACGTAGCAG GTTCGTCTATTAGTGGGGACGTGACCCCGGTGTCGATAGCTTCGGAGTTGGAGTTCAACAGCAACGAGGCTACGGCCGGATCTATCACTGACCATGACCTATTG AGTGCAGAAGGTGAAGATGACGAAGAAACATTGTCAGTGGACCCTTGCGGCTCACCAGTGAAGATGATCAAAAACGATCTGAGTCCACAGACATTCTCAGGACTCGCCTCACTAAGACTGGACAGTCAGCCGTCCACTAGCAAATGTTCCACGGAATTCTTTGGTCTCAGTCTACAACAGACTAAAGAATGTTTCTACAAGGATATGCCGTCGAGTAGCAAGAACTTTAACTTAGATAATGAATTGAAACAGAAGTGCTCCAAGGAAAATACGCCATATGTCTCCAATATAGACTCTTTGAATTTGCAAAGCAAAGATGGCAAAGCTAAAATTAAGAAGaatgaaattcttaataatgGAAGCAGGCGATACAGTGACAGTAGTGCACAAAAAAGTAACGTTAGCTCCCAAGCGCCTGTGTCGGGCAGTAGGTTCAAAACCACGCTGGTGACTGATGACCTGCTCAGGCCCAGCACCTCCAGTACGCTGGACAGTGCGAGTAAAAACAATTCGTCTAACGAACCAAGCCTGCCGTCGGTGACGAAAGCTAAGAGCACCACCGTAAAACCCGGCTTCACAATAGCAGAGACTTAG
- the LOC113491732 gene encoding inositol hexakisphosphate and diphosphoinositol-pentakisphosphate kinase isoform X10: MYVMSYTELEHGYQGLRQATQPQFYVGDDGNLVPIRSSGELDLCESLDPHCDGGGKKVVVGVCAMAKKSQSKPMKEILTRLDEFEYIKMLVFPEEVILKKPVEEWPICDCLISFHSKGFPLDKAIQYEKLRKPYVINNLHMQYDIQDRRKVYAILEGEGIEIPRYAVLDRDSPDPKHHELVESEDHVEVNGVVFNKPFVEKPVSAEDHNIYIYYPTSAGGGSQRLFRKIGSRSSIYSPESRVRKTGSFIYEDFMPTDGTDVKVYTVGPDYAHAEARKSPALDGKVERDSEGKEIRYPVILSNQEKLISRKVCLAFKQTVCGFDLLRANGKSFVCDVNGFSFVKNSNKYYDDCAKILGNMILRELAPTLHIPWSVPFQLDDPPIVPTTFGKMMELRCVVAVIRHGDRTPKQKMKVEVRHQRFFEIFEKYDGFKRGHVKLKKPKQLQEILDIARALLSDIQTRHADPEIEEKQGKLEQLKSVLEMYGHFSGINRKVQMKYQPRGRPRGSSSDDGNAPPAHVGGGGEPSLVLILKWGGELTPAGRIQAEELGRMFRCMYPGGQGRHIPGEGGTQGLGLLRLHSTFRHDLKIYASDEGRVQMTAAAFAKGLLALEGELTPILVQMVKSANTNGLLDNDCDSSKVQNMAKARLHEAMQVDREFTDEDRLRINPCESVSINTAMDFVKNPVRCCAHVHTLIQQLVHIVLTKKDDPKTKDTILYHGETWELMGRRWGKIEKDFCTKNKTYDISKIPDIYDCIKYDLQHNQHTLQFDLAEELYIYAKYLADIVIPQEYGLTMQEKLTIGQGICTPLLKKIRADLQRNIEESGEETVNRLNPRYSHGVSSPGRHVRTRLYFTSESHVHSLLTVLRFGGLLDVLKDEQWRRAMEYVSTVSELNYMSQIVVMLYEDPTKDPYSEERFHVELHFSPGVNCCVQKNLPPGPGFRPHSRNHSTTNNSQSSSDEVKCIEEEGEDDNMASQETLQPDIEEMDNTFSPKKLSKSKIRPSDPIPICEHYSSLHYTVSGHEASSLAARLTAELRARSHADPPGDLAQGDEKEPKDVEEAPPRARSYDQHKQSHDNEAGAGAARYQSLQAVHDTGRRQRHSIAGQMSYLKMLGLGARGKLSAAGLFSTAVISGSSSAPNLRVMIPTAASSNAAVEGFGGVPAIRPLETLHNALSLRQLDAFLERVTAAPVLLGTPPAPPHKQPSPTNSVGWSGPSSLMSSSGELPSGLSSAGPSSPNSNYASNSEHKTNSTERFVY; this comes from the exons atgtatgtaatgtCATACACTGAGCTCGAACATGGCTATCAAGGGTTGCGGCAAGCTACTCAGCCCCAATTTTACGTCGGAGATGACGGAAATCTTGTACCGATAAGATCATca GGTGAGTTGGATCTGTGTGAGTCTTTGGACCCACACTGCGATGGCGGGGGCAAGAAAGTGGTGGTCGGCGTCTGCGCCATGGCCAAGAAGTCGCAGTCGAAGCCTATGAAGGAGATCCTCACACGTCTCGACGAGTTCGAGTACATCAAGATGCTAGTCTTCCCAGAGGAGGTTATCTTAAAG aaacCTGTTGAAGAATGGCCTATCTGTGACTGTCTAATATCTTTCCATTCGAAGGGCTTCCCTTTAGACAAGGCCATACAGTACGAGAAATTACGGAAGCCCTACGTTATAAACAATCTTCATATGCAGTATGATATTCAG GATCGTAGAAAAGTATACGCGATATTAGAGGGTGAGGGTATTGAAATACCGAGATATGCAGTATTAGATAGAGATTCACCGGATCCGAAAC ATCACGAGCTCGTGGAGTCCGAGGACCACGTGGAGGTGAATGGTGTAGTGTTCAACAAGCCTTTTGTCGAGAAGCCGGTGTCTGCTGAAGaccataatatttatatttactaccCTACGTCTGCGGGCGGCGGCAGTCAGCGACTGTTTAGAAAG ATTGGAAGTCGCAGTAGTATATATTCGCCAGAATCAAGAGTGCGGAAAACAGGGtcatttatttatgaagatttTATGCCAACTGATG GTACTGATGTCAAAGTTTACACAGTCGGCCCAGATTACGCGCACGCAGAGGCCCGCAAGTCCCCGGCGTTAGATGGTAAGGTTGAGCGGGACTCTGAAGGCAAGGAAATCAGATATCCGGTGATATTATCCAACCAAGAGAAGCTTATATCAAGAAAAGTTTGTCTAGCTTTCAAGCAGACTGTCTGCGGCTTTGATTTACTCAG GGCAAACGGCAAATCATTTGTTTGCGACGTGAAcggtttttcttttgtgaagAACTCGAATAAGTACTACGATGATTGTGCCAAGATTCTGGGTAATATGATATTGCGTGAGTTGGCGCCGACGTTGCACATCCCGTGGTCGGTGCCGTTCCAGCTGGACGACCCGCCCATCGTGCCCACCACCTTCGGCAAGATGATGGAGCTGCGCTGCGTCGTGGCCGTCATCAGGCACGGCGACCGCACGCCCAAGCAGAAGATGAAGGTCGAGGTGCGACATCAGAG ATTCTTTGAGATCTTTGAGAAATATGACGGCTTCAAGCGAGGTCATGTAAAGCTAAAGAAACCCAAGCAGCTGCAGGAAATACTGGATATAGCGCGCGCGTTACTGTCTGACATACAGACACGACACGCTGACCCGGAGATAGAAGAGAAACAGGGGAAACTGGAACAGTTAAAGAGCGTTCTGGAAAT GTACGGCCACTTCTCTGGCATCAACCGCAAGGTGCAGATGAAGTACCAGCCCCGCGGCCGGCCGCGCGGCTCCAGCTCCGACGACGGTAACGCGCCGCCCGCACACG taggcggcggcggcgagcccTCTCTGGTGTTGATCCTGAAGTGGGGCGGCGAGCTGACGCCGGCCGGACGGATACAGGCCGAGGAGCTCGGGCGCATGTTCCGCTGCATGTACCCCGGCGGCCAGGGCCGACACATACCCG GTGAAGGCGGCACCCAAGGCCTGGGCCTGCTGCGCCTGCACTCCACATTCCGCCACGACCTGAAGATCTACGCGTCGGACGAGGGCCGCGTGCAGATGACGGCCGCTGCCTTCGCCAAGGGGCTGCTGGCGCTCGAGGGCGAGCTCACGCCCATACTCGTGCAGATGGTCAAGTCTGCCAATACTAATGGATTGCTAGATAATGACTGCGATTCCTCTAAAGTACAGAATAT GGCGAAGGCTCGCCTCCACGAGGCGATGCAGGTGGACCGCGAGTTCACGGACGAGGACCGGCTGCGCATCAACCCGTGCGAGTCCGTGAGCATCAACACCGCCATGGACTTCGTCAAGAACCCCGTGCGCTGCTGCGCGCATGTGCACACGCTCATACAGCAGCTCGTACACATCGTGCTCACCAAGAAGGACGACCCCAAGACGAAAG ACACAATTCTCTACCACGGCGAGACATGGGAGCTAATGGGGCGCCGATGGGGCAAGATCGAGAAGGATTTCTGCACAAAGAACAAGACGTACGATATATCCAAGATCCCTGATATTTACGACTGCATCAAGTACGACCTGCAACACAACCAGCACACGCTGCAGTTTGACTTGGCTGAGGAGCTTTATATCTATGCCAAGTACCTGGCTGATATAGTTATACCTCAG GAATACGGCCTTACAATGCAAGAGAAATTAACAATAGGCCAAGGTATATGCACTCCGCTACTGAAGAAGATCAGGGCTGATTTACAGAGAAACATTGAGGAATCTGGAGAAGAAACAGTCAACAGGCTAAATCCGAG GTACAGTCACGGCGTGTCGTCGCCGGGCCGCCACGTGCGCACGCGCCTGTACTTCACGAGCGAGAGCCACGTGCACTCGCTGCTCACCGTACTGCGCTTCGGGGGACTGCTCGAT GTATTGAAAGACGAACAATGGCGCCGAGCAATGGAGTACGTGTCAACTGTTTCCGAGCTGAACTACATGTCGCAGATAGTCGTCATGCTGTATGAAGATCCCACCAAAGATCCGTATTCAGAGGAGAG GTTCCACGTGGAGCTACACTTCAGCCCCGGCGTGAACTGCTGCGTGCAGAAGAACCTCCCGCCCGGGCCCGGCTTCCGGCCGCACAGCAGGAACCACTCCACTACTAACAACTCG CAAAGTTCGTCAGACGAAGTGAAATGCATTGAGGAGGAGGGCGAAGATGATAATATGGCGAGTCAAGAAACATTACAACCG GATATCGAAGAAATGGACAACACATTCTCACCGAAGAAATTGTCTAAATCAAAAATTCGTCCTTCGGATCCGATACCGATTTG CGAGCACTACAGCAGCCTGCACTACACGGTGAGCGGGCACGAGGCGTCGTCGCTGGCGGCGCGCCTCACGGCCGAGCTGCGCGCGCGCTCGCACGCCGACCCGCCCGGGGACCTGGCGCAG GGGGATGAGAAAGAGCCTAAAGACGTAGAAGAAGCGCCGCCCCGCGCGCGCTCGTACGACCAGCACAAGCAGAGCCACGACAATG aggcgggcgcgggcgcggcgcgctaCCAGAGCCTGCAGGCCGTGCACGACACAG GGCGGCGCCAGCGGCACAGCATCGCCGGCCAGATGAGCTACCTGAAGATGCTGGGGCTGGGCGCGCGCGGCAAGCTGTCGGCCGCCGGCCTGTTCAGCACGGCCGTGATCTCCGGCTCCAGCTCGGCGCCCAACCTGCGCGTCATGATCCCCACGGCCGCGTCCAGCAACG CGGCGGTGGAGGGCTTCGGCGGCGTGCCGGCCATCCGGCCGCTGGAGACGCTGCACAACGCGCTGTCGCTGCGCCAGCTGGACGCCTTCCTGGAGCGGGTCACCGCCGCGCCCGTGTTGCTGGgcacgccgcccgcgccgccgcacaAGCAGCCCTCGCCCACCAACA GTGTAGGCTGGAGCGGCCCGTCCTCGCTGATGTCCTCGTCGGGTGAGCTGCCCAGCGGCCTGTCCTCTGCGGGGCCCTCCTCGCCCAACTCCAACTACGCTTCCAACTCGGAACATAAGACTAACTCCACAGAAAG GTTCGTCTATTAG